One Pirellulales bacterium DNA window includes the following coding sequences:
- the moaC gene encoding cyclic pyranopterin monophosphate synthase MoaC, with protein sequence MDELSHFDAAGASRMVDVGEKPVTRRTATASGCVRLQPTTLEMIRRRELSKGDVCEVARLAGIMAAKRTPELIPLCHSLPLDSVRIEYAFPDERTVRVEATVSVTARTGVEMEALTAVSVAALTIYDMCKAVDRAIEITDVRLEEKSGGRSGTYRRSAQAGT encoded by the coding sequence ATGGATGAATTGAGTCATTTCGACGCTGCCGGTGCGAGCCGCATGGTGGACGTGGGTGAGAAGCCCGTCACCCGCCGCACGGCCACGGCCAGTGGTTGCGTGCGGCTGCAACCGACGACGCTCGAAATGATTCGCCGCCGTGAGTTGTCGAAGGGAGATGTGTGCGAGGTGGCGCGGCTGGCCGGCATCATGGCCGCCAAACGCACGCCCGAGTTGATCCCGCTCTGCCACTCGTTGCCGCTCGACAGCGTCCGCATCGAGTATGCGTTTCCCGACGAGCGAACGGTGCGCGTCGAGGCGACCGTGAGCGTCACCGCGCGCACGGGGGTGGAGATGGAAGCGCTCACCGCGGTCAGCGTCGCAGCGCTCACGATTTACGACATGTGCAAGGCGGTCGATCGCGCCATCGAGATCACCGACGTGCGGTTGGAAGAGAAATCGGGAGGGCGGAGCGGAACCTATCGCCGCTCGGCGCAGGCAGGCACCTAG
- a CDS encoding response regulator translates to MKVFTTGQVAKICKVAPRTVSKWFDSGRLKGYRIPGSQDRRIPREYLIRFLKEHGMPLGDLEDEAMAKVLIVAQDQVLIENLKRALPAERSFKVATAASGFEAGIQAESLHPDCIIVDFSIGRTESLQICQNLRRNNEYAETILIALLPDDGETHSFDRSSINETFKKPFDAALLAERLRTLIGARKELV, encoded by the coding sequence ATGAAGGTTTTCACTACTGGTCAGGTCGCTAAGATCTGTAAGGTGGCCCCGCGCACGGTCAGCAAATGGTTTGACTCGGGTCGCTTGAAGGGTTACCGCATCCCCGGTTCACAAGACCGCCGGATTCCGCGTGAGTATTTGATTCGCTTCCTCAAAGAGCACGGCATGCCCTTGGGCGACCTCGAAGACGAGGCAATGGCCAAGGTGCTGATCGTGGCGCAGGACCAGGTCCTGATCGAAAACCTGAAGCGTGCGCTCCCCGCCGAGCGTTCGTTCAAGGTCGCGACTGCCGCCAGCGGCTTCGAAGCCGGCATCCAGGCCGAGAGCCTGCACCCGGATTGCATCATCGTCGACTTCTCGATCGGCCGCACCGAGTCGTTGCAGATCTGCCAGAACCTGCGTCGCAACAACGAGTATGCCGAGACGATCTTGATCGCTCTGCTGCCGGACGACGGCGAGACGCACAGCTTCGATCGCTCGAGCATCAACGAGACTTTCAAGAAGCCGTTCGACGCCGCCTTGTTGGCCGAGCGTCTCCGAACGCTGATCGGTGCCCGCAAAGAGCTCGTCTAA
- a CDS encoding glycosyltransferase family 39 protein, translating to MGPLVVALVATLGVLLTLGDPGITCDEFYDVQAGKSLVRALQLQGLDFFRAAHVEQNYGWMTPHPPLGRWVLGWTHHLFDDVPDEPFAVAVIAGRFAPALAFGCLVFLAGWTSLQVTGELGGTVAAVAVALSPRAFADAHFATLDTITALTQFAAIVALAKAVEAGARPRNIVLAGFVWGLALATKFQGLLLGPIGIAWLVWRLRRRAWLPILIWGAVGGVTFFVLWPWLWYAPVERIFSYVSSSTQRQALHVYYLGQVWRDVDAPWHYPWLMFAVTLPVGFLLLGLAGLWGGGRRWWRDPLLSLVAAAFLFILGVFSVPGTPVYDGIRLFLVAVPLWSVAVGVGAQWLFEHSRFALWPVAVRGGALTLLLAAQAVGLAMYHPVQLSYYNALVDGLPGASRLGFETTYWGDSVTEEMLELAAAESAGTPIFYAPHLAPFQAASVEASSPGFVAAGGSLVGWDATRTPGPNASRYALVYRRQADLPAVEKLLRGARVRAETSCQGVWLTRLYELNPAPSNEIPAPPRP from the coding sequence TTGGGTCCGCTGGTCGTGGCGCTGGTGGCCACGCTAGGGGTGCTGCTGACGCTCGGCGACCCCGGTATCACCTGCGACGAGTTCTACGACGTCCAGGCGGGCAAGTCGCTCGTGCGCGCTCTGCAACTCCAGGGGCTCGACTTTTTTCGCGCGGCGCACGTCGAGCAGAACTACGGTTGGATGACGCCCCATCCCCCGCTGGGGCGCTGGGTGCTGGGATGGACGCACCATCTGTTCGACGACGTTCCCGATGAACCGTTTGCGGTGGCCGTGATCGCCGGCCGTTTCGCTCCCGCGCTGGCCTTCGGCTGCCTGGTGTTTCTCGCGGGCTGGACCTCGCTGCAGGTGACGGGCGAGCTGGGGGGCACGGTGGCGGCGGTCGCCGTGGCGCTTTCGCCCCGGGCCTTTGCCGATGCCCACTTCGCCACGCTCGATACCATCACCGCGCTGACGCAGTTCGCCGCGATCGTTGCCTTGGCCAAAGCGGTCGAGGCGGGGGCTCGGCCGCGGAACATCGTGTTGGCGGGCTTCGTCTGGGGGCTGGCGCTAGCGACCAAGTTCCAGGGGCTGCTGCTGGGCCCCATCGGCATCGCGTGGCTCGTCTGGCGCCTGCGCCGTCGGGCCTGGCTGCCGATTCTGATCTGGGGAGCCGTCGGTGGTGTGACCTTCTTCGTGCTCTGGCCCTGGCTATGGTACGCGCCGGTCGAGCGGATTTTCTCCTACGTCTCCTCCTCGACACAGCGGCAGGCCTTGCACGTCTACTACCTGGGGCAAGTCTGGCGTGACGTCGACGCCCCCTGGCACTATCCGTGGCTGATGTTCGCCGTGACGTTGCCGGTGGGTTTTCTTTTGTTGGGGCTCGCCGGGTTGTGGGGAGGCGGACGCCGCTGGTGGCGCGATCCGTTGCTATCGCTCGTGGCCGCGGCATTCCTGTTCATCCTGGGTGTTTTCAGCGTGCCGGGAACGCCCGTCTACGACGGTATCCGTCTGTTCCTGGTGGCGGTGCCGCTCTGGTCCGTGGCCGTGGGCGTTGGCGCGCAGTGGCTCTTCGAGCATTCGCGGTTCGCCTTGTGGCCCGTCGCGGTGCGGGGTGGTGCGCTGACATTGCTGTTGGCCGCGCAGGCCGTGGGCTTGGCGATGTATCATCCGGTGCAACTCAGCTACTACAACGCGCTGGTGGACGGATTGCCTGGCGCAAGTCGCCTGGGTTTCGAGACGACCTACTGGGGCGATTCGGTGACGGAAGAGATGCTCGAGCTGGCCGCCGCCGAGTCCGCCGGCACGCCGATCTTTTACGCTCCCCACCTGGCGCCGTTTCAGGCCGCTTCGGTCGAGGCCTCTTCGCCCGGCTTCGTCGCCGCCGGCGGGAGCCTGGTCGGCTGGGACGCCACTCGAACTCCCGGGCCGAACGCGAGCCGGTACGCGCTCGTCTACCGGCGTCAGGCCGATCTGCCCGCGGTCGAGAAGCTGCTCCGCGGGGCGCGTGTCCGTGCCGAAACGAGCTGCCAGGGGGTTTGGCTCACTCGACTCTACGAATTGAATCCCGCGCCGTCGAACGAAATTCCCGCGCCGCCGCGGCCATAA